A single Oncorhynchus kisutch isolate 150728-3 linkage group LG19, Okis_V2, whole genome shotgun sequence DNA region contains:
- the LOC109910319 gene encoding mitochondrial inner membrane protease ATP23 homolog has protein sequence MDQTEQQEEDYGYNLFPERNSGKFQKGSIAESLFTFNHKCQVMLQFAMETSPYAKLLLGAMKSSGCAVYKDRHFSCEDCDGTVSGGFDATSSQIVLCQNNIHQQSHMNRVVTHELIHAFDHCRAHVDWFNNFKHLACSEIRAANLSGDCSFHNEVSRFNFGLKKHHQECVRGRALRSILAVRKVSREEAEKVVDEVFDTCFNDHAPFGRIPHDKKDAKFAYRDFENRDRYSANL, from the exons ATGGATCAAACTGAACAGCAAGAAGAGGACTATGGATATAACCTATTCCCGGAGAGGAATTCGGGAAAGTTCCAAAAGGGATCGATAGCAGAAAGCTTGTTCACTTTCAATCACAAATGTCAGGTCATGCTACAATTCGCAATGGAAACAA GTCCATATGCAAAGCTTCTCCTTGGAGCCATGAAAAGCTCAGGATG TGCAGTGTACAAAGATAGACATTTCTCCTGTGAAGACTGTGATGGGACTGTCAGTGGCGGTTTTGATGCAACATCATCACAA ATTGTTTTGTGTCAGAATAATATTCACCAGCAGTCCCACATGAACCGGGTGGTTACACATGAGCTCATCCATGCCTTTGACCACTGCCGGGCGCATGTGGATTGGTTTAACAACTTCAAGCACTTGGCCTGCTCAGAG aTTCGAGCAGCCAATCTCAGTGGGGATTGCTCTTTCCATAATGAGGTATCCAGGTTCAACTTTGGCCTCAAGAAGCACCATCAG GAATGTGTTCGGGGACGTGCCTTGCGTTCCATCCTTGCTGTTAGGAAGGTGAGccgagaggaggcagagaaagtgGTAGACGAGGTATTCGACACCTGCTTCAATGACCACGCCCCTTTCGGCCGCATCCCACATGACAAGAAGGACGCCAAGTTTGCCTACAGAGATTTTGAGAACCGAGATCGGTATTCCGCAAACCTTTAA